The Rathayibacter caricis DSM 15933 genomic sequence ACGTACGGCTCGTCGACGTGGAGCGTCTCGGCCTTCGCGCCGTCGCGGTGCGAGTGCAGCGGGATGCGCTGCGCGGGCCGCCCCAGCTTCTCGATGAAGCGGTGCGTGTTGCCCGAGCTGCTGGAGAAGTAGACGAGCTCACTCATCGCGTGCTCCTCCTCCGGGTGCCCTGCGGGGCGTCGTGGCGGTCGTTCCGGTGAGGACCCGAGCCTCGCGACTCGGATCCTCCGCCGGTCCGGGGCAGAACCTGCCCACCCGGACCGGCGGAGCGTGGGGCCGCCGCATCGGGGAGGGACGCGGGCGGCGAGGGGTGTCAGGCCCCGAGGGTCGCGATCTTGTCGGGGCGGAAGCCGCTCCAGTGGTCGTCGTCGGTGATGACGACGGGCGCCTGCAGGTAGCCGAGCGCCTTGACGGCCTCGAGGGCCTTCTCGTCGACGGAGAGGTCGAACACCTCGTAGTCGATGCCCTTGCTGTCGAGGGCGCGGTAGGTCGCCGTGCACTGAACGCAGGAGGGCTTGGTGTAGACCGTCACGGCCATGCGTGTCGTCCTTTCCGGGAGGGTGTCCTGGGCCGGCTCCGAAGCGTTCCGTCGGCGTGCCGATCGGGGTGGGAGACGGTCGTGAATGGTACGTCTGGGGTGGTGCTGGGCGCCGGAGGGGCGCTCGCCCCGACCTGCTCAGCAATACTACATATAGGGGGGCGCCCGGCGGGAGCCCACTAGGGCTAGTAGTTACATTCGTGTAGTTATCCACCGGTTCGTCCCCCGTTCATCCACAGGCCGAGGCCCGCGGATCCGCGTGAGGACGCGGATCGCCCGGAGTTGTCCACCGCTGTGGAGAGGCTCCCGGCGTTCCCTGTGTACAACGCTCGTCGGCGTGTCGCTGTTCCCGACATCCGGGGTCGGAGGCAGGGGCCCACCACCATATGTAGGGGTCGTCGCACGTCCGGGATCATGCTCGAACGGTAGGCCGCACCACCGACACCGGAAGCGCGGCCGAGAGCTCTCAGGCCAGGCGCGCCAGGTCCCGCGCCACTGCCCTCAGGTACGGCAGCGGGTCCGCGATCGCGGCCGCGGCCGACCCCGCGGCCTCGACCAGGGAGCCCGCCGCGGCGAAGCCCGTGGTGGGCGCCTGGATCGCTCCGGCGACCAGCATCGCCCGCGCACCGGCCTCCTCCGCCAGCCCGAGGAGGTAGGACGGCACCTTCCCCGCCCTCGATTGGGCGTCGAAGCGCCCCTCCCCCGTGAGCACGACGTCGGCGCCGTCGATCAGCGCGGGGAGTCCGAGCGCCTCGCCCACCGCGGCCGAGCCGGGGGCGAGCCGGGCGCCCCACGCGAGCAGGCCGAATCCGGTGCCGCCGGCCGCCCCCGTGCCCGCCTCCTCGGGATCGGCGTCGAGGTGCGCGGCCACGTGCCGCAGCCCGTCGTCGAGCCGCAGCACGTCGTCGCGGGAGGCGCCCTTCTGCGGCCCGAACACGTGCGCGGCTCCGGACTCGCCCAGCAGCGGGTTCGTCACGTCGCTGAGGATCAGCGCGCCGCCGGCCGGCACCCGCCGCAGCGCGTGCAGATCGACGGCCGCGAGGTCGTGCAGGGCGCCTCCGCCGTCGCCGATCCCGTGCCCGGACACGGTGAGGAAGCGCGCGCCCAGCTCGCGGAGGGCACCGACTCCGCCGTCGGTGGAGGAGCTGCCGCCGATCGCCAGCAGGAGCGAGTGCGCCCCGGCGTCGAGAGCGGCCGCGATCACCTGCCCGAACCCCCGGGTGTGCGCGGTGAGGGGGCGGAGCGGGTCGAGCAGGGTGATCCCGCTGGCGGAGGCGAGCTCGACGACCGCCGCGCCGTCGGGCAGGAGCAGCCACGAGGTCTCGACCGGCCGGTCGTCGGGCCCGGTCACGGTGAGCGTGTGCCGCGCCGCCTCGGGGACCGCGACCTCGAACGCGTCGACCGTCCCCTCCCCGCCGTCGGCCATCGGAGCGAGCACGACCTCGTCTCCGGGACGCTCCTCGCTCCAGCCCTCGGCGAGCGCCTCCGCGACCTCGACGGCCGTCGCGGACCCCTTGAAGGAGTCGGGGGCGATCACGACACGGAGGGCTGCGCTGCTCATGCGCCCCATTCTGGCAGCCGCGCTCGGCCCGCCACTCGGCAGGAAACGGGCTCCGAGCGCCTCGCACAGCCCGGTTCGCGGCCGATCGACGCCGGCCTGTGGAGAACGCGCTCGCCGAAGCCGCACATCGGGCACGATGACGCGATGCCCCGGCCCGCGCCCCTCCCGCTCGAACTGCGCGGACGCGCCTTCTCGGTGGAGGAGGCGCGGGCCGCCGGCGTGACGGAGGACCGGCTCCGCGCGTCCGATCTGGCGATCCCCTTCCGCGGAGTGCGGGCACCGGCCGGAGCCGTGACGAGCGTCCTCGAGCGCGCCACGGCGTACGCGACGATCATGCGGCGCTCCGTGTTCTGCGGACTGACCGCCGCTCGGCTCTGGCCGCTGGATCTTCCGAGCGAACCTCCGGACGAACCGCTGCACGTCGCGGTCCGGTATCCGGCGCGCGCCCCACGGGGGCGCGGGCTCGTGGGCAGCTCGCTCGCGGACCCCGAGCTGAACGCCGTGCGCCGGGGCGGGCTGCTCCTGGCCGACGGCGCGAGCGTCTTCTGCCAGCTCGGCGACGTGCTCCGGCTGGAGGATCTGGTCGCGGTCGGGGATGCGCTCGTCCTCTCTCCCGTGAAGCCGCGGACGGGCGATCCCCGACCGTGGGTGCCCCTACCCGAGCTGCAGCGCCGCGTGGAGCGCCTCGAGGGCCGCGGATCACGCGCCGTTCGTCGCGCGCTCGCCCTCGTCCGCGAGGGAGCGGAGTCGCGGCGCGAGACCCGACTCCGCCTCGTCCTCGTCCTCGTGACCGCGGGACTCCCCGAGCCCGAACTGCAGGTCGAGCTGTTCGACGCCCTCGGGAGGATCGGCCGGGTCGATCTGCTCTACCGGAGGTGGCGTGTCGTCGTGGAGTACGAGGGTGATCACCACCGCACGGACCGCGGGCAGTGGGATCGCGATCTGATCCGCTACGAGAGGCTCGCGGCGGCCGGATGGACGGTGGTGCGCATCGCCTCGGCCTCGTTCGACGCGGACCCGCTCGGCTGCGCCGCCCGCGTCCGTCGGGCGCTCCTCGCGGGCGGATGGCGTCCCTCGTCGTGACAGCGGCACGGACCCGAGCAGCGAGTGGACGCGGACCGGGTGCCCCGAGCCATGTAGACCCCGACACTCGACAACTCGTGACGATCGGGAGAAACGAGACGACGCGAAACGGGCGCCCTACCCCGCGCAGACCCCGCCGCACGACCACTCACGATCGACGGCAGACGCGAGAGGACACGAACCGGGCGCTGCACCCCACGCTGACCCCGATACGCGGCCACTCGCCAGAGGCGCGAACGACGAGTGGACGCGAACCGGGCGCTCGAGCGCCCGGAGACCCCGGTACGCGACCGGTCGCGGGGTGCGAGCGCAGTTGGAAAGCGCGCGGTCAGAGCGGGGTCGCGAGGCGGTAGCCGCGCTTGATGACCGTCGCGACGAGGCGCGGCTCCGGGAGCGACTGGCGCAGGCGGCTGATCGCGACGTCGACCGCGTGGTCGTCGAGCGCCTCGGGGGCGGAGGCGGCGAGCACGCCGCGCGCGACGGTCGCGCCCTCGGCGGCGACCAGGGTGCGGAACAGCGCCAGCGCCACCGGGGTCAGCGGCACCCGCTCCCCCGCGAGCACGGCGTGGCGGCCGCGGAGCTCGAGGGGTCCGTACGCGGTCTCGATGCGCGGGGCGCTCTGCTCGAGGTGCTCGCAGAGCAGGCGGATGAGGGCGCCCATCCGGAACCGGTCGGGGACGATCGGCAGGATCTGCGCCTCGACGAGCGGTGCCGCAGTGACGGGGCCGACCGCCGCGGCGACGACCGTCTCGCGGAACGCGGCCTGCAGGGCGTCGAGCCGGCCCGCGGCCTCGGCGACCGTGAAGAGGGCCTCGACCGCGGGGGCGCTAGTGAAGGTGACGGCGTCGATCCCGCCGCAGCAGATCGCCTCGATCAGGCGGAGGACCCGCGCCGAGTCCTCGTGCACGCTCCAGCGGTAGGGGGCGGCGGTGAGGACCGTCGCGCCCGCGTCGGTCAGGCGCTCGAGCTGGTGCGGATCGGTGAAGCCGTGCAGCTGCACCGCGATCGTGCGGCCGTCCACGCCCTCGCGCAGGGCCAGGTCGACGAGGGAGGTGGTGGTCTCGCGCTCGCTCATGCCGTGGTCGTCGAGGCCGGCGGCGCGGACGGCTCCGCGGGCCTTCGGACCCCGGACGAGGATCCGCGCGGCCGAGAGCGCGTCGGTGAGCTCGTCGCCGAGGCCCGCGGCGTCGGCCGCCTCGAGCCAGCGGCGCATGCCGTAGGAGGTCGTCGCGAGCAGCACGTCGGGGCGCCCGGCGACGATCGCGCGGGTCTCGTCCTCGAGGACGCCCTCGGTGTCGATGCCGCGCATCCGGATGGTGGGCGCGTGGGTGACGTCGGCGCCGCGGCGCTCGAAGGCGGCGATGAGGTCCTCGGAGCGGCGGTCGGAGGTCACGCCGATGCGGAAGCCGACGAGCTGGTCGGGCCGGAATCCCGGTGAGGAGGCGTCGGAGTCGGGTGCGTCGGTGGTGCTCATCGGCGGCCCCCTCGGGCTCTCACGTCGTCAGCGCATCGACCGCGCGGGCGATGCTCTCGGGATCCTGAGAATCATCGCACGAGGCCTGGCGCACGACCTCGCCGATGACGATGACCGCGGGAGAGCGCGGGGCGAGGTCGGCCAGCAGCCCCATCACCTCGCCGACGGAGGTGATCGTGGTGCGCTGGGCGTGCGACCAGCCGCGCTCGACGATCGCGAGCGGCATCCCGGCGGTCATGCCCGCGCGCTGCAGCCCGGCGACCAGGTGCGGGAGGGTGTTCACGCCCATGAGGACGACGAGCGCGCCGCCCAGCCCGGCCAGGTGCCCGAGCTCCTCCTCGCTGAAGGGGGCGTGGCCCGAGACCACGGTGAACGCGCGGCTGACCTCGCGGTGCGTGACCGGGATGCCCGCGGCGGCCGGTACCGAGATCGCGCTCGTCACTCCGGGCACGACCGTGACGGGCACGCCGGCGACGCGGCAGGCGCGCACCTCCTCGGAGCCGCGGCCGAACACGAACGGGTCGCCGCCCTTCAGCCGCACCACGTCCAGGCCGTCGAGCGCGCGGGCGACCATCAGCCGCTCGATCTCGTGCTGCGGCACGGCGTGGTGGCCGGGGGTCTTGCCGACGTCGATCAGCTCGGCTCCGGGCGCCCAGTCGGCGAGGCCGTCGTGCGGGCCGAGGCGGTCGTAGAGCACGACGTCCGCCTCGCGCAGCGCGCGGTGCGCGGCGAGCGTCATCAGATCGGAGTCCCCGGGGCCGCCGCCGACGATGCTCACGTGCCCGAGGGGCCGGTGGGGCGCGCCGGCCTCGTCGACGGTCCAGATCCCGTGCCGACCGGCCTCGGCGGAGGCGGCGGCGCGCAGCTCGGCGGCCCCCTCGACCCAGACGAGGAGCGCGGGGCATCCCGCGGCCAGGAGCGACACGGAGGCGAGCCGCACGGGCAGCGCGTCGTCGGCCTCGCGCCGCTCGACGACCGCCCCCGCGGCGCGGTAGCGGGCGAGCACGCGGCGGGTCCCGGAGGCGGTGCCCACCACGAGCACGCGCCGGCCGGTCAGATCGAGCGAGAGCTGCATCAGGACTCCTTCACCGAAGCGGAAGCGGACGCCGCCAGCGACGCCGGCGGCCCCACGACACTCACCGGCCCGACCGGGATCGTCGTCCCCGCCACCAGCACCGGCCCGTCGGAGCGCTCGTCGCTCCCCGCCGGCCGGATCTGCCCGCGCTCCCGCACCGTCGAGACCCGCGGATCCGCCGTGTCAGGCGCGTTCACGAACGAGCGGAAGCGCCGCAGCCGGTCGGGGTCGGCCAGGGTCGCCGCCCACTCGTCGACGTAGGTGTCCACGTGGGTCGCCATGGCGGCCTCCAGTTCGGCGGCGATCCCGAGCGAGTCCTCGCAGACCACCTCGCGCACGTGGTCGAGGCCGCCGGGCAGGTCCTCCTGCCAGCGGGCCGTGCGCTGGAGGCGCTCGGCCGTGCGGACGTAGTACATCACGTAGCGGTCGATGTACTGCACGAGCGTGGCGTCGTCGAGGTCCTGCGCGAGCAGCTGCGCGTGGGCGGGCTGGTAGCCGCCGTTGCCGCCGACGTAGAGGTTCCAGCCGGTGTCGGTCGCGATCACGCCGATGTCCTTGCCGCGCGCCTCCGCGCACTCGCGCGCGCATCCGCTGACGCCCAGCTTGAACTTGTGCGGGGAGCGCAGGCCGCGGTAGCGCTCCTCCAGGAAGATCGCCATGCCGACCGCGTCCTGCACGCCGTAGCGGCACCACGCCGATCCGACGCACGACTTCACCGTGCGCAGCGACTTGCCGTAGGCCTGGCCCGACTCGAAGCCGGCGTCGACCAGCAGGGTCCAGATCTCGGGGAGCTGCTCGAGGCGGGCGCCGAACATGTCGATCCGCTGGCCGCCGGTGATCTTCGTGTAGAGGCCGTACTGCTCGGCGACCTCGGCGATGACCTTGAGCTTGGCGGGCGTGATCTCGCCGCCCGGGATGCGCGGGACGACGGAGTACGTGCCGTCCTTCTGCATGTTGGCGAGCGCCCGGTCGTTGGTGTCCTGCAGGGGCGCCTGGCCCTTGTCGAGGATGTAGGCGTTGGTCTGCGTCGCGAGGACGGAGGCGATCACGGGCTTGCAGACGTCGCAGCCGAGGCCCGAGCCGAACCGCTCCATGACCTGCTCGGCCGAGTGCAGGCCCAGGATCCGCACCGACTCGAACAGCTCGCTGCGGCTGAGCGAGACGTGCTCGCAGAGGGCGCGCGACACCTCCACTCCGGCGCGGGTGAGCTCGGTGTCGAGCAGCTTCTTGACCAGGGGGACGCAGGAGCCGCACTGCGTGCCGGCGCGGGTGCAGGCCTTCAGCGGCCCGAGCTCGGTGCAGCCCTCGCCGATGGCGTGGCGCACCTCGCCCACCGAGACGTTGTTGCAGGAGCAGAGTTGCACGTCGTCGGGCAGGTCGCCGCTCGGCGCCTCCGCCCCGGCCGCCGCGAGGTACGCGCTGGGCTCGGCAGGCAGCTCGCGGCCCAGCAGCGGGCGGAGGGAGGAGTAGGGCCCCGCGTCGCCGACGAACATGCCGCCCAGCAGGGTCTTCGCATCGTCCGAGACGACGATCTTCTGGTACAGCCCGCGGGCCGGGTCGGCGTAGACGACCTCGAGTGCGCCCTCGCCCGCCCCGAGCGCGTCGCCGAAGCTGGCCACCTCGACGCCCGAGAGCTTGAGCTTGGTGGCGTCGTCCACTCCGGGGAACGTCGCGTCGCCGCCGAGCAGCCGGTCGGCGACGACCTCGGCCATCGCGTTGGCCGGTGCGACCAGGCCGACCGTGCGGCCCTGGATCGCGGCGACCTCGCCGATGGCCCAGACGTGCTCGCGGCTGGTGCGGCAGGCGTCGTCGACCACCACTCCCCCGCGCGGAGCGACATCGATGCCGACCGCGCGCGCCAGCTCGTCGCGGGCGGTGATGCCGATCGAGAAGACGACGAGGTCGGCGCCGATGCTCGAGCCGTCGGTCAGGGTGACGCCGAGCACGGTGCCGGTGGGCGAGGTGAGGATCTCGGTGGGCCGGTTGCCGAGGTGCAGCGCGATGCCCTGCGCCGAGATGATGCGGCCGAGCGCCTGCCCCGCGCCCTCGTCGAGCTGCGCGCTCATCAGCCAGCGGCCGGAGTGGATGAGCGTGGTGCGCGCGCCGAGCCGGTGGGCGCCGCCCGCGGCCTCGAGGCCGAGCAGCCCTCCTCCGACCACGACCACGTTCGCCGGGCGGCCCTTGCGCTCCTGGAACGCGGCGAGGTCGGCGACGAGCGAGTCGACGTCCTCGAGGGTGCGGTAGACCCGGCCGTGCTCGGCACCGGCGATCGGGGGCACCGTGGCGGAGGAGCCCGTCGCCAGGACGATCTCGTCGCCCTCGAACCACCGGCCGTCCGCCAGCTCGACCCGCGGGTGCTCCGGATCGATCGCGACCACGCGGGAGGAGGTGATCAGCCGCGCCGACTCCCACAGGGCGCCGTCGCCGAGGGTCAGGTCCACGCGCCCCTCGAGCCGCTTCGAGAGCGCGACGCGGTCGTAGGGGTGGTGCACCTCCTCGCCGAAGACGGTGATGTCGAGAGCGGAGTCGGCCCGCGCGACGAGCGCGTCGACCAGGCGGTGCGCGGCGGGGCCGGCGCCGACGACGAGCACGCGTCGGGGGGCGTCGGCGGCGGGGTTCGCTCCTGCGGTTGTCATGGGGTCCACCGTAGGCAGGCGCCGTTTCCCCGCCGTTGCCC encodes the following:
- the nirB gene encoding nitrite reductase large subunit NirB, whose translation is MTTAGANPAADAPRRVLVVGAGPAAHRLVDALVARADSALDITVFGEEVHHPYDRVALSKRLEGRVDLTLGDGALWESARLITSSRVVAIDPEHPRVELADGRWFEGDEIVLATGSSATVPPIAGAEHGRVYRTLEDVDSLVADLAAFQERKGRPANVVVVGGGLLGLEAAGGAHRLGARTTLIHSGRWLMSAQLDEGAGQALGRIISAQGIALHLGNRPTEILTSPTGTVLGVTLTDGSSIGADLVVFSIGITARDELARAVGIDVAPRGGVVVDDACRTSREHVWAIGEVAAIQGRTVGLVAPANAMAEVVADRLLGGDATFPGVDDATKLKLSGVEVASFGDALGAGEGALEVVYADPARGLYQKIVVSDDAKTLLGGMFVGDAGPYSSLRPLLGRELPAEPSAYLAAAGAEAPSGDLPDDVQLCSCNNVSVGEVRHAIGEGCTELGPLKACTRAGTQCGSCVPLVKKLLDTELTRAGVEVSRALCEHVSLSRSELFESVRILGLHSAEQVMERFGSGLGCDVCKPVIASVLATQTNAYILDKGQAPLQDTNDRALANMQKDGTYSVVPRIPGGEITPAKLKVIAEVAEQYGLYTKITGGQRIDMFGARLEQLPEIWTLLVDAGFESGQAYGKSLRTVKSCVGSAWCRYGVQDAVGMAIFLEERYRGLRSPHKFKLGVSGCARECAEARGKDIGVIATDTGWNLYVGGNGGYQPAHAQLLAQDLDDATLVQYIDRYVMYYVRTAERLQRTARWQEDLPGGLDHVREVVCEDSLGIAAELEAAMATHVDTYVDEWAATLADPDRLRRFRSFVNAPDTADPRVSTVRERGQIRPAGSDERSDGPVLVAGTTIPVGPVSVVGPPASLAASASASVKES
- a CDS encoding glycerate kinase; this encodes MSSAALRVVIAPDSFKGSATAVEVAEALAEGWSEERPGDEVVLAPMADGGEGTVDAFEVAVPEAARHTLTVTGPDDRPVETSWLLLPDGAAVVELASASGITLLDPLRPLTAHTRGFGQVIAAALDAGAHSLLLAIGGSSSTDGGVGALRELGARFLTVSGHGIGDGGGALHDLAAVDLHALRRVPAGGALILSDVTNPLLGESGAAHVFGPQKGASRDDVLRLDDGLRHVAAHLDADPEEAGTGAAGGTGFGLLAWGARLAPGSAAVGEALGLPALIDGADVVLTGEGRFDAQSRAGKVPSYLLGLAEEAGARAMLVAGAIQAPTTGFAAAGSLVEAAGSAAAAIADPLPYLRAVARDLARLA
- the cobA gene encoding uroporphyrinogen-III C-methyltransferase, with the protein product MQLSLDLTGRRVLVVGTASGTRRVLARYRAAGAVVERREADDALPVRLASVSLLAAGCPALLVWVEGAAELRAAASAEAGRHGIWTVDEAGAPHRPLGHVSIVGGGPGDSDLMTLAAHRALREADVVLYDRLGPHDGLADWAPGAELIDVGKTPGHHAVPQHEIERLMVARALDGLDVVRLKGGDPFVFGRGSEEVRACRVAGVPVTVVPGVTSAISVPAAAGIPVTHREVSRAFTVVSGHAPFSEEELGHLAGLGGALVVLMGVNTLPHLVAGLQRAGMTAGMPLAIVERGWSHAQRTTITSVGEVMGLLADLAPRSPAVIVIGEVVRQASCDDSQDPESIARAVDALTT
- the nrdH gene encoding glutaredoxin-like protein NrdH translates to MAVTVYTKPSCVQCTATYRALDSKGIDYEVFDLSVDEKALEAVKALGYLQAPVVITDDDHWSGFRPDKIATLGA
- a CDS encoding endonuclease domain-containing protein — protein: MPRPAPLPLELRGRAFSVEEARAAGVTEDRLRASDLAIPFRGVRAPAGAVTSVLERATAYATIMRRSVFCGLTAARLWPLDLPSEPPDEPLHVAVRYPARAPRGRGLVGSSLADPELNAVRRGGLLLADGASVFCQLGDVLRLEDLVAVGDALVLSPVKPRTGDPRPWVPLPELQRRVERLEGRGSRAVRRALALVREGAESRRETRLRLVLVLVTAGLPEPELQVELFDALGRIGRVDLLYRRWRVVVEYEGDHHRTDRGQWDRDLIRYERLAAAGWTVVRIASASFDADPLGCAARVRRALLAGGWRPSS
- a CDS encoding uroporphyrinogen-III synthase, translated to MSTTDAPDSDASSPGFRPDQLVGFRIGVTSDRRSEDLIAAFERRGADVTHAPTIRMRGIDTEGVLEDETRAIVAGRPDVLLATTSYGMRRWLEAADAAGLGDELTDALSAARILVRGPKARGAVRAAGLDDHGMSERETTTSLVDLALREGVDGRTIAVQLHGFTDPHQLERLTDAGATVLTAAPYRWSVHEDSARVLRLIEAICCGGIDAVTFTSAPAVEALFTVAEAAGRLDALQAAFRETVVAAAVGPVTAAPLVEAQILPIVPDRFRMGALIRLLCEHLEQSAPRIETAYGPLELRGRHAVLAGERVPLTPVALALFRTLVAAEGATVARGVLAASAPEALDDHAVDVAISRLRQSLPEPRLVATVIKRGYRLATPL